Proteins from one Mauremys mutica isolate MM-2020 ecotype Southern chromosome 14, ASM2049712v1, whole genome shotgun sequence genomic window:
- the CTU2 gene encoding cytoplasmic tRNA 2-thiolation protein 2, whose amino-acid sequence MCQAQEEYGGCDPPRRRPRVSCAQKCMKCKEASPVLVIRVGDAFCKACFREYFVHKFRAMLGKNRAIYPGEKVLLALSGGPASSSMLRQVQEGLSRETAKKLRFIPGIIYIDEGAVYGQSLAEREETLLQMETILQASGFPYHLAHLEEVFDLPSSILQRVPHNPAGPRNSYKEAVEGFICQQRREEGGGPSLPERQIQEKLAEVSLRDAPGMEGLAAPEARLLAAVRAEQLIRLFGSVKTLTAKEELLQTLRNHLILHTARAQGYSKVMMGDSCTRLAVKLLTNLSLGRGASLAMDTGFSDDRHGDVVVVRPMREYSAKEIAFYNHLFGVPTVFTPALGTKALEKASIHRVIERFLYGLQAEFPSTVSTVYRTGEKLSATPGDAGPAAEPERCLLCLCALDTNVEDGSALQAILVSEQLSQQKLPAASPAGRGCCPGAEEQRGCCMNTTAPGADARASFLPLLCYGCRLTIKDTTCLESLPLYVRSEAERRKRRAAMKLEIQEFLLEDEAVTPGES is encoded by the exons ctgtgCGCAGAAGTGCATGAAGTGCAAGGAGGCCTCTCCTGTGTTGGTCATTCGTGTTGGAGATGCCTTTTGCAA GGCCTGTTTTAGGGAGTATTTTGTTCACAAGTTCCGTGCGATGCTTGGGAAGAATCGTGCCATTTACCCAGGAGAGAAG GTTCTTCTTGCGTTATCGGGTGGACCTGCTTCCAGCTCAATGCTTCGACAAGTCCAAGAG GGGCTGAGTCGGGAGACAGCCAAGAAACTGCGCTTTATACCGGGCATCATCTACATCGACG AGGGAGCCGTGTACGGACAGAGCCTGGCTGAGAGAGAGGAGACGCTGCTCCAGATGGAGACCATCCTGCAAGCGTCAGGGTTTCCATATCACCTGGCCCACTTAGAAGAG GTGTTTGACTTGCCCAGCTCCATCCTGCAGCGTGTGCCCCACAATCCCGCAGGCCCCAGGAACAGCTACAAGGAGGCAGTGGAGGGCTTCATCTGccagcagaggagggaggaaggcGGAGGCCCCTCTCTCCCAGAGAGGCAGATCCAGGAGAAGCTTGCCGAGGTCAGCCTGCGAGATGCGCCCGGAATGGAGGGGCTGGCCGCCCCGGAAGCCAGGCTGCTGGCTGCAGTCCGGGCCGAGCAGCTGATCCGGCTCTTTGGGTCTGTGAAGACCTTGACGGCTAAAGAGGAGCTGCTGCAGACCCTGCG GAACCACCTGATCCTGCACACGGCCAGGGCCCAAGGGTACTCCAAGGTCATGATGGGAGACAGCTGCACCCGCCTGGCTGTCAAACTGCTGACCAACCTCTCACTGGGGCGGGGAGCCTCCCTCGCCATGGACACA GGCTTCTCGGACGATCGCCATGGCGACGTGGTGGTGGTGCGGCCCATGAGGGAGTACTCCGCCAAGGAAATCGCCTTCTACAACCACCTGTTTGGCGTTCCCACGGTCTTCACTCCTGCCTTGGGCACCAAG gccctggagAAGGCCAGCATCCACCGGGTGATCGAGCGCTTCCTCTACGGGCTGCAGGCAGAGTTCCCCTCGACCGTCAGCACTGTGTACCG GACAGGCGAGAAGCTGAGCGCGACCCCTGGAGACGCCGGCCCTGCCGCTGAGCCCGAACGCTGCCTGCTGTGTTTGTGTGCACTGGACACCAACGTGG AGGACGGCTCCGCTTTGCAAGCCATCCTGGTCTCGGAGCAGCTCTCCCAGCAGAAGCTGCCAGCTGCGTCGCCCGCTGGGAGAGGGTGCTGCCCGGGCGCAGAGGAGCAGAGAGGATGCTGCATGAACACGACAGCTCCAGG GGCCGACGCCCGGGCcagcttcctgcccctgctctgctacGGCTGCAGACTGACCATCAAGGACACG ACCTGCCTGGAGAGCCTCCCGCTCTACGTCCGCTCGGAGGCAGAGCGCAGGAAACGCAG GGCCGCGATGAAGCTGGAAATCCAAGAGTTCTTGCTGGAAGATGAAGCTGTGACTCCGGGTGAGAGCTGA